CGCTCATGACAACACAAAACAATAACCTCGTTACCTGTTCCTGGCTAATCATAAGTGGATCCCAAAAGTGCCAATATCTGGAACTTGGCTTACGAATTGAAAAGATGTCGTTCACACTTTCTTAATTATTATCTTATTAATCGCTAATCTTTACTACTGGCGTCTGATGAGAAGCCTCAGTTGAAATTGGAAACTTACATACATGGTGATGACAGACTGCGATAATAACAGATAAGAGAGTACACCAAGTAAACTGTAATCATAGTCAAACATCAAATGGGTATTAATTAGAAGTGGTGTTTTCTAATTGCATATTCAAGAGCTATCTAGTCCCTGTTCAAATCCTTCGTGCCCAAGTCAAATGGCTTTGCGAATGTTCCTTATATACGTACACATCTGCACGTTACCAAGTCTGATATGTTCTTAAGCTCGCCTCTCCGCCAACTACACCCAAAAAGTAGACGACCCACATCTAGCTCAAGATTATGGCCACCGCGGGAATCAAGCCATCCACCATGCGCGCTGTCCAGTACAGCCGctacggtggcggcggggcgtctCTGAAGGTGACCTTAGTTTGTACGACTAGTTTGTTTCTATCTTATAGCTCTTTCAGAGTGATGATGTTGGTAACCCCTTTTTGTGGATCATCATGCGCAGTTTCTGCACAAATTTTTTTTCCCCCAAATAAGGCCTAAGCATTTCTTGATGCTCATCTATTTTTATCAAGTGGAGCCATACGGACATGTATTGTTGGTTTTGCTACGGCGATGAAATTTGCGAATTAATCAGAGATTCAGGTCAGGGTGTGTTAGATGGTTGCTTCCAAGAAGAAACTGGTCGTGAAAGGGGATGTGGGGTGACAGCCTGGAAatgcaaagaaaaaaaaagttgacTTTAATAATATTATATATGTACAATGTCCATTACGTATTTTTGTGCCTCCAGCTAACTTGTGGAATTTAATAATTTGTAAGGTCCCATTTTGCAACTCTGAGAAGCAATAGTTTTGGTTTAACACAACAATTGGCTATTTTTTTTGCGTTTTGCTGAAACAATTGGATGGAAATTGAGTTAGTTAAAGTGCTATGACTTATGAATACCCATCCTTTTGCTGAAACAAAATTAGGTCAGAAAAATTTAATAAAAAAGTGTATCTTTACTTCAGTTTGTGGAGATCCCCGTGCCGTCACTGAAGAAGGATCAAGTTCTTATAAAAGTAGAAGCGGCAAGCCTGAATCCGGCGGATTCTAAGGTTCAGCGAGGGCTGTTGCGTCCTTTTGTCCCAAGATTTCCATTTATTCCAGGTATTTATTCATTTGAACCACAGACTAGAGTTATTAAACAGAAGCTAATTTACCTGTACACCATGCGTTAGCTCCTGCACAGTAGATGTTTTCAATGCTACAAACAGAATGATGCATGAGTCACTTGAGGAAATGCACAATTTGTTCTTGATTATCAAAATGACAGTGCCTCTGCCTTGTGAAACAGTTACTGATGTAGCTGGAGAGATCGCGGAGGTCGGCTCTGCAGTAAGCGAGTTCAAAGTTGGTGATAAAGTTGTGGCTGCACTGAAATTCTGGGTAACTTCAAACAGGCAGATCTTTATCGTTCATTCAGTTTAAAATGAACATGCTCTGCATCATTCATGAGAGAGGATTTGAAAATTGCAGAAAGCTGGTGGACTCGCCGAGTATGTAGCAGCATCCGTGAGCCTCACCGTGCTACGCCCGGACGGCGTGTCAGCCGCCGAAGccgccgggctgcccatggccggtctCACGGCTCTCCAGGCCCTGAAAGTGATTGGGACACAGTTCAACGGCACGGGCATCGGCAGCAACATCCTGATCACGGCGGCGTCCGGTGGCACCGGCACTTACGCCGTCCAGCTCGCCAAGCTCGGGAACCACCACGTCACGGCCACCTGCGGCGCGCGCAACGTGGAGCTCGTCGCGAGCATCGGCGCCGACGAGGTGCTCGACTACAAGACCCCCGAAGGCGCCGCACTAAAGAACTCCTCCGGCAAGAAGTATGACTACATCGTCAACGGCACGAAAGACGGCAAGTGGTCGGCGTTCAAGCCTAGCCTCAGCAGCCGTGGCAAAGTCGTGGACTTGGCTCCCAACTTTGGAAACGTTATTGCGTGGATTCTGACGAAGTTCACCAAGAAGAAAATGTCCGTTTTCCTGATGTCTCTGACGATGGGGGAACTGAGGTTTCTGCTTGAGCTGGTGAAGGAAGGGAAGCTCAAGACGGTGTTCGACTCACGGCATCCATTCGAGAAGGCGGCGGACGCATGGGACAAGTGCTTGAGCGGCCACGCGACGGGGAAGGTTATAGTTGAGATTTGATCATGTGAGGTGCAATGTTCGTTCCTGCATTTGTCTCCGACATGTGAGTGTCACGGATGTACTAAGTTTATACTTCAGTGTTGATTTCTGTTGTTATGGCTGTCATGTACTTTATTGCTTTTGTACTGTATACGGAAAACAAGGATCGCCTTCTTTCTGAGAAGTGATATTTCTTCTGAAATGAAaagatttttttctttttttggaaATATGCTACCTATTTGTTCTTGTAATTTAACAGCACCTTCTTCGTCCTGAATTCAATTAAGATATTGCTGGTAGGTGAGCTGGCTGAAATACTTGGCCACAAGTAACAGGAGCCTCTTTTAACCAAACACATAGCAAGAGCAAGAGCAGAACACTGAACACAAGTTCAATTGTTGGAGAATAAGCGAGGAACTCATACAGGAACTGTTTGCGGTACACAAATGATGATCtcctgggaattagaggcgtcagagAACCAAGCGCTGGCTTGGTGGCTAGAGCTCAGGGTCTATTTAGGTTTGAGTTGGAGCGGTAGCACGCTAGGACTAAACAGGATGTTATCTGCCTAAAAAGTTGTTAGAGAGATCTTATCTACCTAACAATGTGACAGTTAAGGAAGAGATCGTTCCTGCATGTTGGTCACAACATTTTAGAGGCAGCAGGAATTTGGAAAGAAGCTCTGCTTAGCAACAATGCATACGTGTACGAGCATTCGGCCTCGATGGGGCAGTACTAGGGATATTATAATTAGGACAAGAAGGATAATTATACATTTTAAACAATTTTCAACTTTATATAATCTCTTTGATTTTTCCATGTTCACTTGTATCTGGGCTTGTAGATATTTGTTTTTAGCACAATTCTTTGCCAGAGGCCATCATGAGTATCCAACTTCCACCACCATTTGGTTAGAAGGCTAATAGTTTGCTTTCTAAGATCTTTCATCATGTCCCCTTTCTCTTTGGATCTACAAACCATTTTCCATTTTACCATACAAAAAGACTTTTTTTCTTTCCATATCAAAATAATCTTCTTCTATGCTTACCCAACCTTTCAATAAAGGTCTTGTTTAATAGAAACATTGCCATATAAAAGGATGGGATTATTGAGAGACAAGAATCCAAAAGGGTAAGTCTAGCACGAGAGGAAGCTGAATCACAAATCTGGGCATCCAACTTCTTAACCATCTTTTTGCATCCAAGAGTTCCCAATCAATATTCTTTAGGTTGGAAAAATTTACAGGAACCCCTAAGTATTTCATAGGAAGCTTACCAACTTGACAGTTAAGCAACTCAGAATAGGATTCCATAGTGTAATTATCTCCACCAATGACTACTATTTCACATTTCCATTAGTTAATTTTCATGCTTGACATCATCTCAAACATATACAATAAAGGGTTCAGTTAATAGGTTGTTCCTCATCATATTTGATACAGGAGATTGTGTCATCTGCATATTGCAACACAACCACACCCTTATCAATTAGATCATCAGCAAAGCCTGTAATCAAGTTATTTTCCTGAGCTTTAAGCACCATCTTGGTAAGGCATTCAACAACCATGTTAAAAAGGGGTGGTGAGAAAGGATCAACTTGTCTCACCCCCTTTGCACTCTGAAAATAGGGACCACTCATATTGTTCAACTTAACACTAACTGTCAAATTATGCAAAATTATTTCTAGACCACATGCACCATTGTTCAGAGAAACCTCTAGCTATATGACAATCTATCAGAAATTTCCAATTCACCTTATCATAAGCATTTTAGAAGTAAATATTGAAAATAACCCCCACATATTTATTAACTATTGGGAATTCGTAGCAGAAAAAAAATCTAACTAATGGTTGCTCAGATCTATCTAGGAGTAATGCTGTCACGGAAAAGATATCGGTGAACGTACCCTCGTAGACCGATAGAGGTTAACGTCCACCATAACATGGACGATGTAGTCGAACAGGCGATAGACAatgagatccagtgacttgatCTAAGAGAAGTTACCATTTGATTTTACCTACATGAGCCATCTAATTAAGATCCAATGCACGGTTGATCCAAAATATGAAGTCAAAATTTAAGATGCTCAGAAAAACTGAAAGCATTACAGTAAGACATCCCTTGAGTATGGCAAAGATCAATCTATTTGAAAATTTGGTTTAATTTCAAGCTTAAAATCTGGATGAACCGTGTGCGTTGCATCTTGATCGAATGACTCACGTAtgtaaagtcgcatggtgacttctcttactAAAGTCACTGAATCTCAGTCCCTCCAGCTCCTCCCACTCGCCACCGCCAGCCCTGGCCCATCCCTGATACGTct
This region of Lolium perenne isolate Kyuss_39 chromosome 2, Kyuss_2.0, whole genome shotgun sequence genomic DNA includes:
- the LOC127330344 gene encoding chloroplast envelope quinone oxidoreductase homolog, coding for MATAGIKPSTMRAVQYSRYGGGGASLKFVEIPVPSLKKDQVLIKVEAASLNPADSKVQRGLLRPFVPRFPFIPVTDVAGEIAEVGSAVSEFKVGDKVVAALKFWKAGGLAEYVAASVSLTVLRPDGVSAAEAAGLPMAGLTALQALKVIGTQFNGTGIGSNILITAASGGTGTYAVQLAKLGNHHVTATCGARNVELVASIGADEVLDYKTPEGAALKNSSGKKYDYIVNGTKDGKWSAFKPSLSSRGKVVDLAPNFGNVIAWILTKFTKKKMSVFLMSLTMGELRFLLELVKEGKLKTVFDSRHPFEKAADAWDKCLSGHATGKVIVEI